A region of Vigna radiata var. radiata cultivar VC1973A chromosome 6, Vradiata_ver6, whole genome shotgun sequence DNA encodes the following proteins:
- the LOC106763870 gene encoding KIN17-like protein, with amino-acid sequence MGKNEFLTPKAIANRIKAKGLQKLRWYCQMCQKQCRDENGFKCHCMSEGHQRQMQIFGQNPHRIVEGYSEEFESSFLEHMKRSHRFSRVAATVVYNEYINDRHHVHMNSTQWATLTEFVKYLGRTGKCKVEETPKGWFITYIDRDSETLFKERMKNKRIKADMADEEKQEKEIRKQIEMAEQMMQQPTPEADQPQSEPPRELNMEDGIKIGFSLGSSLIKQPVTKEKREASRVVFEEADEEKYGERNPGNNLXRKESGGGKSTLEEMMRDEEXKKEKINRKDYWLHEGIVVKVMSKVLAEKGYYKQKGVVRKVIDKYVGEIEMLENKHVLKVDQAELETVIPQVGGRVKIVNGAYRGSIAKLLGVDTDNFCAKVQIEKGPYDGRVLKAMEYEDICKVA; translated from the coding sequence ATGGGGAAAAATGAGTTTCTCACACCGAAAGCAATTGCCAATCGAATCAAAGCAAAAGGATTGCAGAAGCTTCGGTGGTATTGCCAGATGTGCCAGAAGCAGTGCCGAGATGAGAATGGATTTAAATGCCATTGCATGAGTGAAGGACATCAGCGACAAATGCAAATTTTTGGACAAAACCCACACCGTATAGTTGAGGGCTATTCCGAAGAGTTTGAGAGCTCTTTTCTAGAGCACATGAAGCGCAGCCATCGATTCAGCCGTGTGGCAGCCACTGTAGTTTATAACGAATACATAAATGATAGACACCATGTTCATATGAACTCCACCCAGTGGGCAACTCTTACTGAATTTGTCAAGTACTTGGGTCGAACAGGCAAATGTAAGGTCGAGGAAACACCTAAGGGATGGTTTATTACATACATAGACAGAGATTCAGAAACCCTTTTCAAGGAGAGGATGAAGAATAAGAGAATCAAGGCAGATATGGCAGATGAAGAAAAGCAAGAGAAGGAGATCAGAAAACAGATTGAAATGGCTGAGCAAATGATGCAGCAACCTACTCCTGAGGCTGATCAGCCACAATCTGAGCCTCCAAGGGAACTNAATATGGAAGATGGAATTAAGATAGGGTTTTCTCTTGGGTCTTCATTGATTAAACAACCTGTGACCAAGGAAAAACGTGAGGCATCAAGGGTGGTNTTTGAGGAGGCTGATGAAGAGAAATATGGGGAAAGAAATCCTGGAAACAATTTGAANAGGAAAGAAAGTGGTGGTGGNAAATCAACTTTGGAGGAAATGATGAGGGATGAAGAGANgaaaaaggaaaaaatcaaCAGGAAGGATTACTGGTTGCACGAGGGAATTGTTGTTAAGGTTATGAGCAAAGTTTTGGCAGAGAAGGGCTACTACAAGCAAAAGGGTGTTGTGCGGAAGGTGATTGACAAGTATGTTGGGGAAATAGAAATGCTTGAAAATAAGCATGTGCTCAAAGTTGATCAGGCAGAGCTTGAAACTGTGATTCCACAAGTTGGTGGCCGTGTAAAAATTGTCAACGGCGCTTATAGAGGATCAATTGCTAAGTTGTTGGGCGTGGATACAGATAATTTTTGTGCTAAGGTGCAGATCGAGAAAGGACCCTATGATGGCAGAGTTCTTAAAGCCATGGAATACGAGGACATTTGTAAAGTAGCCTAG
- the LOC106763234 gene encoding AT-hook motif nuclear-localized protein 17-like, protein MVQQSNVAPLSSTPLSSSDDNTFNDVIDSSTHPKSPSSSSSSKRTRGRPVGSKNKPKLTLVIDQDNKHTQKPIFIQIPKNSDVIKALIQFSYDYQSSITVHSASGSIRNVTLRDNESITSAFIVHGPFTLVSLIGTCINNNSCTISSLSNLDIGCFFNISFCSNIGQSFIGVVGGKVIADDDVIVAVTVFNNSENNKGENQL, encoded by the coding sequence ATGGTTCAACAAAGTAATGTAGCTCCCCTATCATCCACCCCACTTTCTTCCTCCGATGACAATACCTTTAATGATGTTATCGATTCTTCCACTCATCCAAAATCCCcctcctcctcatcatcatcaaagaGGACACGGGGTAGGCCTGTGGGCTCCAAGAACAAACCAAAATTAACCCTTGTGATTGACCAAGACAACAAGCATACCCAAAAACCTATTTTCATTCAAATCCCTAAAAATTCTGATGTGATTAAGGCACTGATCCAATTCTCCTATGATTACCAAAGTAGCATCACAGTGCACAGTGCATCAGGATCTATTAGGAACGTCACTCTCCGTGATAATGAATCCATAACTTCTGCTTTCATTGTTCATGGACCCTTCACATTAGTTTCCCTCATTGGCACTTGCATAAATAACAACTCTTGTACTATTTCATCATTGTCTAATCTTGACATTGgttgtttttttaacatttcCTTTTGCTCAAATATAGGTCAAAGCTTTATTGGAGTTGTTGGAGGGAAAGTTATCGCAGATGATGATGTTATTGTAGCTGTTACTGTTTTCAATAACTCTGAGAATAACAAAGGTGAAAACCAATTAtga
- the LOC106763034 gene encoding protein trichome birefringence-like 43 → MAILILLLIVLFVHLHGGAHHKESRGFTATRKACDLSQGNWVPDESYPLYNTSQCPFILKQFDCIRNGRPDKNYVKYRWQPKNCNLPRFNGADLLRRLRGKSILFVGDSLSLNQWQSLTCMLHTAVPRAKYTSVRTGGLSTFTFPRYDVKVMLSRNAFLVDIASERIGRVLKLDSIGDGKRWKGNDILIFDSWHWWLHIGRKQPWDFIREGNHTYKDMDRLVAYEKGLKTWAKWVEDNVNPKKTRVFFQGVSPDHLNGGKARFCEGQMVPVSGSKYSHPAEIVLQKVLGSMSKRVNLLNITALSQMRKDGHPSVYGFGGKRSMDCSHWCLPGVPDTWNLLLYATLIQN, encoded by the exons ATGGCGATATTAATTCTGCTGCTTATTGTACTGTTCGTTCATTTACACGGTGGTGCTCATCACAAAGAGTCAAGAGGATTTACTGCAACGAGGAAGGCTTGTGATTTGTCTCAGGGAAATTGGGTTCCTGATGAATCATACCCTCTTTATAATACCTCACAATGTCCCTTTATTCTCAAAcaatttgattgcataagaaATGGTCGTCCTGATAAAAACTATGTCAAGTACAGATGGCAGCCCAAAAACTGCAACTTACCAAG ATTCAATGGAGCAGATTTGTTGAGAAGACTGAGAGGGAAGAGTATTTTGTTTGTGGGGGACTCCTTGAGTTTGAATCAATGGCAATCACTCACTTGCATGCTTCACACGGCTGTGCCACGTGCCAAGTACACCTCAGTCAGAACTGGGGGTCTATCCACCTTCACTTTTCCG AGGTATGATGTGAAGGTGATGCTTTCTCGTAATGCATTTTTGGTGGATATCGCAAGTGAAAGGATTGGTAGAGTGCTGAAATTAGATTCGATTGGAGATGGAAAAAGGTGGAAAGGAAACGATATACTGATATTCGACTCTTGGCATTGGTGGCTCCACATCGGAAGAAAACAACC ATGGGATTTCATTCGAGAAGGAAATCACACGTACAAGGACATGGATCGTTTGGTTGCATACGAGAAAGGCTTGAAAACATGGGCGAAATGGGTTGAAGACAACGTTAATCCTAAAAAAACAAGGGTGTTCTTTCAAGGAGTGTCTCCAGATCATCTAAA TGGAGGAAAGGCAAGATTCTGTGAGGGGCAAATGGTGCCAGTTTCTGGATCAAAGTATTCACATCCAGCTGAGATAGTGTTACAGAAGGTGTTGGGAAGCATGTCAAAGCGTGTGAATTTGCTGAATATTACAGCATTGTCACAGATGAGAAAAGATGGTCACCCATCTGTTTATGGATTTGGTGGAAAAAGGAGCATGGATTGCAGTCACTGGTGTCTCCCTGGTGTTCCTGATACTTGGAATTTGCTTTTATATGCAACTCTCAttcaaaattaa
- the LOC106764673 gene encoding probable LRR receptor-like serine/threonine-protein kinase At1g07650: MEPNLGYFRVFRLLFLASTSLVFLSHWASAATPKLNNQEMKALKDIGSKIGKKDWDFGVDPCSGKGSWNVSDDRKGFQSSVMCDCSFNNNTSCHVVSIFLKGQNLSGTLSPMFSKLQYLTILDLSRNIITGSIPQQWSSMGLVEISFMGNKLSGPFPKVLTNITTLRNLSIEGNLFWGHIPTEIEKLVNLEKLILSSNGFTGALPPSLSKLTKLIDLRISDNNFFGKIPDFISNWTVIEKLHMHGCSLEGPIPSSISALTRLSDLRITDLKGDKTSAFPPLNNMKSMKTLVLRRCMIKGEIPEYIGRMEKLKILDLSYNNLSGEIPESFAELDKVDFMYLTGNNLSGTIPGWVLGNNKNIDVSNNNFSWDSSSPTECQRGSINLAESYSSSVDTQNKIHSCLKRNFPCPASVSKYQYALNINCGGKEANISGHIYEADVERKGAAMLYTGQVWALSSTGNFMDNDIDSDPYIVANTSRLNNVSALSSQLYTTARVSPLALTYYGLCLINGNYTIKLHFAEIIFINDRSLNSLGKRVFDVYIQGNLVLKDFDIQREAGGTGKPIVKTFNATVTQHTLKIHFYWAGKGTTGIPTRGVYGPLVSAISVSPNFKPPSGKDDNRTDVILAIGIVAGVLVLLLLGLVFMRWMGWLGGKDPVYKELRGIDLQTGLFTLRQIKAATKNFDATNKIGEGGFGCVYKGLLSDGTIIAVKQLSSKSKQGNREFVNEMGLISGLQHPNLVKLYGCCVEGNQLILIYEYMENNCLSRILFGRNPESRIKLDWPTRKKICLGIAKALAYLHEESRIKIIHRDIKASNVLLDKDFNAKVSDFGLAKLIEDDKTHISTRVAGTIGYMAPEYAMRGYLTDKADVYSFGVVALETVSGKSNTNFRPNEDFVYLLDWAYVLQERGSLLELVDPDLGSEYSTEEAMVVLNVALLCTNASPTLRPTMSQAVSMLEGWTDIQDLLSDPGYSAVSSSSKYKSIRNHFWQNPSRTHSMSIPSVYTDSSGSHVETEKSYRLVTTVNSDGSDKSN, translated from the exons ATGGAGCCCAATTTGGGATATTTCAGGGTCTTCCGTTTACTCTTCCTTGCTTCAACTTCATTGGTTTTCCTCTCACACTGGGCTTCTGCTGCCACTCCCAAGCTCAACAACCAAGAGA TGAAGGCACTGAAGGATATAGGGAGCAAGATTGGAAAGAAAGATTGGGACTTTGGAGTGGATCCTTGCAGTGGAAAAGGGAGTTGGAATGTTTCTGATGATAGGAAAGGCTTTCAGAGCTCTGTGATGTGTGATTGTTCTTTCAATAACAATACTTCTTGCCATGTTGTAAGCAT ATTCTTGAAGGGTCAGAATCTGTCTGGTACTCTCTCACCAATGTTTTCCAAGCTTCAGTATCTCACGATATT AGACCTCAGTCGTAACATCATCACTGGTTCTATACCTCAACAGTGGAGTTCCATGGGCTTGGTTGAGAT CTCTTTCATGGGAAACAAATTATCAGGGCCATTCCCCAAAGTTCTCACCAATATCACAACCCTCAGAAACTT GAGTATTGAAGGAAACCTATTTTGGGGCCACATTCCAACGGAGATTGAGAAGTTGGTCAATTTAGAAAAACT CATTCTATCATCCAATGGATTCACAGGAGCATTGCCACCCTCACTTTCCAAGTTGACCAAGTTGATTGATTT GAGGATAAGCGACAATAATTTCTTTGGGAAGATACCTGATTTCATTAGTAACTGGACAGTGATAGAAAAGCT GCATATGCACGGTTGTTCTCTTGAGGGGCCAATACCTTCTAGCATTTCTGCCTTGACAAGATTAAGTGATTT GAGGATAACTGACCTAAAAGGTGATAAAACCTCAGCTTTCCCACCACTAAATAACATGAAATCCATGAAGACATT GGTATTAAGAAGATGCATGATTAAAGGAGAAATCCCAGAATATATTGGGAGAATGGAAAAACTGAAAATCTT AGATTTGAGTTACAATAACTTGAGTGGAGAGATACCTGAATCTTTTGCCGAACTTGACAAAGTAGACTTCAT GTATCTTACTGGGAACAATTTATCCGGGACTATACCTGGCTGGGTCCTTggaaataacaaaaacat TGATGTCTCTAACAATAATTTCTCCTGGGATAGCTCAAGTCCAACTGAATGTCAACGAGGGAgcat AAACCTTGCTGAAAGCTACTCTTCATCTGTAGATACACA AAATAAGATTCATTCATGCTTAAAAAGGAACTTCCCATGTCCTGCTTCAGTTAGCAAAT ATCAGTACGCCTTGAACATTAATTGTGGTGGTAAGGAAGCAAATATCAGTGGTCATATTTATGAAGCTGACGTTGAACGAAAAGGTGCTGCAATGTTATATACTGGTCAGGTTTGGGCTCTGAGCAGCACTGGAAACTTCATGGACAATGACATTGACTCTGATCCATACATTGTGGCCAATACTTCTAGACTTAATAATGTCTCTGCACTCAGCTCACAACTATACACAACTGCTCGTGTTTCTCCCCTTGCTCTCACATACTATGGCCTCTGCCTAATAAATGGAAATTACACAATCAAGCTTCACTTTGCAGAGATTATTTTCATCAATGATAGGTCACTTAATAGTCTTGGAAAGAGGGTATTTGACGTCTATATCCAG GGGAATTTAGTGTTGAAAGACTTTGATATCCAAAGAGAAGCTGGTGGTACTGGCAAGCCAATTGTGAAGACATTCAATGCTACTGTCACCCAACATACTTTGAAGATTCACTTCTACTGGGCTGGAAAAGGAACCACTGGCATTCCCACAAGAGGAGTTTATGGACCACTAGTGTCTGCTATTTCAGTAAGCCCTA ATTTTAAACCTCCATCAGGGAAGGATGACAACAGAACTGATGTCATACTGGCAATTGGCATAGTTGCTGGTGTTTTAGTTCTTCTACTTCTGGGGCTGGTTTTTATGAGGTGGATGGGATGGTTAGGAGGTAAAGATCCAGTGTATAAAG agcTTAGGGGTATCGATCTGCAGACGGGATTATTTACACTAAGACAAATCAAAGCAGCGACCAAAAACTTTGATGCAACAAACAAAATTGGCGAAGGTGGCTTTGGTTGTGTTTACAAG GGCCTACTGTCAGATGGTACAATAATAGCAGTAAAGCAGCTGTCTTCAAAATCCAAACAAGGAAACCGTGAGTTTGTGAACGAGATGGGATTGATATCTGGACTCCAACATCCCAATCTTGTTAAGCTTTATGGATGTTGTGTGGAGGGGAACCAGCTAATACTGATATATGAGTACATGGAAAATAATTGTCTATCTCGGATTCTTTTTG GGAGGAATCCAGAGAGCAGAATAAAACTAGACTGGCCAACAAGGAAGAAAATTTGTCTTGGTATAGCTAAAGCTTTGGCTTACCTTCATGAAGAGTCCAGAATAAAAATCATACATAGGGATATAAAGGCAAGTAATGTATTGCTCGACAAGGATTTTAATGCTAAAGTTTCAGATTTTGGCTTGGCAAAACTTATTGAAGATGACAAAACCCATATTAGCACTCGAGTAGCAGGAACAAT TGGTTACATGGCTCCTGAGTATGCAATGCGCGGCTATCTAACTGACAAAGCAGATGTTTATAGCTTTGGGGTGGTTGCACTGGAAACTGTCAGCGGAAAGAGCAATACAAATTTCAGGCCAAACGAGGATTTTGTTTATCTTCTTGATTGG GCCTATGTTTTGCAAGAGAGAGGGAGTCTTCTGGAGCTGGTTGACCCAGATTTGGGTTCAGAATATTCAACTGAGGAGGCCATGGTGGTGCTAAATGTGGCCCTCTTATGTACCAATGCATCTCCTACACTTAGGCCAACAATGTCCCAAGCTGTGAGCATGCTTGAAGGTTGGACTGATATTCAGGATCTACTTTCTGATCCGGGATATTCAGCTGTTAGTTCCAGTTCCAAATATAAGAGTATAAGAAATCACTTCTGGCAGAATCCTAGTAGAACACATAGCATGTCAATACCTAGTGTATATACTGATTCCTCTGGCTCTCATGTTGAAACAGAAAAGAGCTATCGTCTTGTAACAACAGTTAATTCGGATGGATCAGACAAGTCAAACTAG
- the LOC106764674 gene encoding citrate synthase, glyoxysomal, with protein sequence MPNNSDEAFAVLARGRLAMLAAHLRPSELTDHDVLHPLPLSAEFLPSNLAGTLTVVDDRTGKKYQLQVSKEGTVRASDLKKISTGKLDKGLKLYDPGYLNTAPVRSAISYIDGDEGILRYRGYPIEELAEKSTFTEVSYLIMYGTLPSESQLAEWEFAISQHSAVPQGVLDIIQSMPHDAHPMGVLVNAMSALSVFHPDSNPALRGLDIYDSKQIRDKQITRIIGKITTIAAAVYLRMAGRPPVLPSNTLPYTENFLYMLDSFGNRSYKPNPRLTRALDIIFILHAEHEMNCSTSAVRHLASSGVDVYTAIAGAVGALYGPLHGGANEAVLKMLSEIGTVQNIPEFIEGVKTRKQKLSGFGHRVYKNYDPRAKVLRKLAEEVFSIVGRDPLIEVAVALEKVALSDEYFIKRKLYPNVDFYSGLIYRAMGFPPEYFTVLFAIPRMAGYLSHWRESLDDPDTKIMRPQQVYVGEWLRNYVPINTRTPSSNADKLGQVTISNASKRRLAGSGV encoded by the exons ATGCCAAACAATTCAGATGAAGCTTTTGCGGTGCTTGCTCGTGGCCGTTTGGCCATGCTCGCCGCTCACCTCCGCCCCTCTGAACTCACTGATCACGACGTCCTCCACCCTCTCCCTCTCTCTGCTGAGTTTCTTCCGTCGAACCTCGCCGGCACTCTGACCGTGGTTGACGACAGAACCGGCAAGAAGTACCAGCTTCAGGTCTCCAAAGAAGGCACTGTCAGAGCTTCTGATCTCAAGAAG ATATCAACTGGGAAGCTTGACAAGGGACTCAAGCTTTATGATCCGGGCTATTTGAACACAGCTCCTGTTCGATCAGCAATTAGTTATATTGATGGTGACGAGGGGATTCTTAGATATAGAGGTTACCCTATTGAGGAGTTGGCAGAGAAAAGCACTTTCACAGAAGTGTCCTATCTCATAA TGTATGGAACTTTGCCTTCTGAAAGTCAGTTAGCAGAATGGGAATTTGCCATATCTCAGCATTCGGCTGTTCCTCAAGGAGTATTG gatatCATACAATCAATGCCACATGATGCACATCCCATGGGCGTGCTTGTTAATGCCATGAGTGCTCTTTCTGTTTTTCATCCTGATTCAAATCCTGCACTCAGA GGTCTCGATATTTACGATTCAAAGCAAATAAGAGACAAACAAATAACACGGATTATTGGAAAG ATAACAACAATTGCTGCTGCAGTTTATCTTAGAATGGCAGGAAGGCCACCTGTGCTTCCATCCAACACCCTTCCTTACACAGAGAACTTCCTATACATGCTAGATTCATT TGGTAATCGGTCATATAAACCCAATCCTCGGCTAACTCGTGCCCTAGACATTATCTTCATCCTGCATGCTGAACATGAAATGAATTGTTCTACATCTGCTGTCCGACACCTTGCATCAAG TGGTGTTGATGTTTACACTGCTATTGCTGGGGCTGTTGGAGCTCTATATGGACCACTTCATGGTGGAGCTAATGAG GCTGTCCTTAAAATGCTGAGTGAAATTGGAACTGTTCAGAACATTCCAGAGTTCATTGAAGGTGTCAAAACCAG GAAACAAAAGCTCTCCGGTTTTGGACACCGAGTGTACAAAAACTATGATCCCAGAGCAAAAGTCTTGAGAAAACTGGCTGAGGAAGTGTTTTCCATTGTTGGCCGGGATCCTCTTATTGAG GTGGCAGTTGCCCTGGAGAAGGTTGCACTATCTGATGAATATTTCATAAAGAGGAAGCTATATCCAAATGTTGATTTCTACTCTGGATTAATTTATAG GGCCATGGGGTTTCCACCAGAGTACTTCACTGTTTTATTTGCCATCCCTCGAATGGCTGGGTACTTGTCTCATTGGAGAGAGTCCTTGGATGATCCTGATACAAAGATTATGAGACCTCAGCAG GTTTACGTCGGAGAATGGTTGCGAAATTATGTGCCAATCAATACAAGGACTCCATCAAGTAATGCTGACAAACTTGGTCAGGTGACCATATCAAATGCCTCAAAGCGGCGGCTTGCTGGATCCGGGGTATAG